The Chitinophagales bacterium genome has a window encoding:
- the yidC gene encoding membrane protein insertase YidC: protein MDRNSVIGFSLLAVLVIGYFAYNNYSQSKFEEQKIADSIAAAKVHPKPTADEAKPAEVTMTDAAAEINDSIIEAKAPAFKGEANNIVLENADIALTFTTKGAHPVKANLKKYKTYDQGPLILFDGDYNKLSAVLPIDNGAVATGDLYYTTEEKTDAEGNKSIIFTADMGEGKKTFITYTLPKEGYMLRTNITLEGMHTNNLPVTWQTQALHTEKDINNERKNSQFYYNLSDGDHDYFTFINTQKESLEKPANWLGFRVHFFATALISEDGLNRVNIEGDTKLDNENIVAQNSNTFDIPVKGNGNPSVDLKMYIGPNRYKTLNSYKIGLEEMVPLGYGPMFFVKYINKLLIIPIFNMLSSFISNFGVIIMLMTIIIRLLLSFFTYKSYLSSAKMRVLKPELDELRAQCGDDQQKFGMEQMKLYRSAGVNPLGGCLPTLLQLPILFAMFYFFPSSIELRQASFLWAKDLSTYDSIVSWSANIPVLSSVYGNHVSLFTILMTVSSLFLALYNRNMTPQDPNNPIMKYLPFIFPFMLLGVFNKMAAALTFYYFFSNMISIAQQFIIQKYVIDEKAIHAKMQENKNKPPAQSKWQAKLEEMQKQQAERAKQQPVRKKK, encoded by the coding sequence ATGGATCGTAATTCAGTCATTGGCTTTTCTTTGTTGGCAGTATTGGTGATAGGCTACTTTGCCTACAACAATTATTCCCAGTCAAAATTCGAAGAGCAGAAGATAGCAGACTCTATAGCCGCCGCCAAGGTGCACCCCAAACCAACAGCCGACGAAGCTAAACCTGCGGAGGTTACAATGACCGACGCTGCAGCAGAAATCAACGACTCTATTATAGAGGCGAAAGCTCCGGCATTCAAAGGGGAGGCAAACAACATAGTTCTTGAAAATGCCGACATAGCACTGACCTTCACTACCAAAGGTGCACACCCGGTTAAGGCCAATCTTAAAAAGTATAAAACCTACGACCAGGGACCACTCATCCTGTTCGACGGTGATTATAATAAACTAAGCGCAGTACTGCCTATAGATAATGGCGCTGTTGCCACCGGCGATCTGTATTATACTACCGAAGAAAAAACGGATGCCGAAGGCAACAAATCAATAATATTTACAGCAGATATGGGCGAGGGTAAAAAGACCTTCATTACTTATACCTTGCCTAAAGAAGGATATATGCTGCGCACCAACATCACGTTGGAAGGTATGCATACCAACAACCTGCCGGTAACATGGCAGACTCAGGCTCTGCATACTGAAAAGGACATCAACAACGAGCGTAAGAACAGCCAGTTCTATTACAATCTCTCTGATGGTGACCATGATTATTTCACCTTTATCAATACACAAAAAGAGAGCCTTGAAAAACCTGCTAACTGGTTAGGTTTCAGGGTGCACTTCTTTGCTACTGCATTGATATCAGAAGACGGTCTTAACCGCGTGAATATTGAAGGTGATACTAAACTGGATAATGAGAACATTGTTGCGCAAAACAGCAATACATTTGATATACCTGTAAAAGGCAACGGAAACCCATCTGTTGACCTGAAAATGTATATAGGACCCAACAGGTACAAAACACTTAACTCCTACAAAATAGGGCTGGAAGAAATGGTACCGCTGGGTTATGGCCCGATGTTCTTTGTAAAGTACATCAACAAGCTACTCATCATTCCAATATTCAATATGCTCAGCAGTTTCATCAGCAACTTTGGTGTTATCATCATGCTGATGACCATTATCATACGCCTGCTGTTGTCATTCTTTACTTATAAAAGCTACCTGTCCAGCGCAAAAATGCGTGTACTGAAACCTGAGCTGGACGAACTACGCGCACAATGTGGCGACGACCAGCAGAAATTCGGTATGGAGCAGATGAAACTATATCGCTCAGCCGGTGTTAACCCATTGGGTGGATGTTTACCAACATTACTGCAATTGCCCATACTATTTGCCATGTTCTACTTCTTCCCGTCGTCAATTGAGTTAAGGCAGGCAAGTTTCCTGTGGGCAAAAGACCTGTCTACCTACGATAGTATTGTCAGTTGGAGTGCCAATATCCCGGTACTGAGTTCAGTTTACGGTAACCATGTCAGCTTGTTTACGATACTTATGACTGTATCTAGCCTGTTCCTGGCACTGTACAACCGTAACATGACACCGCAAGATCCCAACAACCCGATTATGAAATACCTGCCGTTCATATTCCCGTTCATGCTGTTAGGCGTGTTCAATAAAATGGCCGCGGCACTTACTTTCTACTACTTCTTCTCCAACATGATCAGCATTGCGCAACAATTCATCATTCAGAAATATGTGATAGACGAAAAAGCTATACATGCTAAAATGCAGGAGAACAAAAACAAGCCGCCTGCACAATCTAAATGGCAGGCCAAGCTGGAAGAAATGCAAAAGCAACAAGCAGAAAGGGCTAAACAACAGCCTGTGCGCAAAAAGAAATAG
- a CDS encoding polymer-forming cytoskeletal protein has product MFVKKREEKTNTPKQVRQAGAVSTIASGTTVNGDMESDSDMRIDGNIIGNVYCKAKIVLGESGIIQGDLHATNADVFGTVNGNVIAKDLLCLKAKSTVNGNVNTKRLQIEPNATFNGQCKMTSDQVSGGKSMSDKKVELEVHNS; this is encoded by the coding sequence ATGTTTGTTAAGAAACGCGAAGAAAAGACAAATACTCCCAAACAGGTACGCCAGGCCGGTGCGGTAAGCACAATTGCTTCAGGTACAACGGTTAATGGCGATATGGAGTCTGATTCCGACATGAGAATTGATGGTAATATTATTGGCAATGTATACTGTAAAGCCAAGATCGTACTTGGAGAATCCGGTATTATACAAGGCGACCTGCATGCTACAAATGCCGACGTTTTCGGTACCGTAAATGGTAACGTAATAGCCAAAGACCTGCTGTGTCTCAAGGCAAAATCTACTGTAAATGGTAATGTAAATACCAAGCGCCTGCAGATAGAACCCAACGCTACCTTTAACGGACAGTGCAAAATGACCTCAGACCAGGTGTCAGGTGGTAAGTCAATGTCAGACAAAAAAGTAGAACTGGAAGTTCACAACAGCTAA
- a CDS encoding GSCFA domain-containing protein — protein MHTLQLNIQPLPRPISYESKLFLSGSCFAENMAIRLKQHRLNVLDNPHGIIFNPLSVANSIDGYIQGKLYSEDALFYLNELWNSWDHHTSFSHINKEEALCSINTSQKAATEFIRTATHVLITLGSAYYYVLKETGQAVSNNHRAPSQWFEKRLLTIEEITSKFTNTIESLLKVNPDVQLIFTVSPVRHYRDGLVENNRSKARIIESVHLLCDKFEQAYYFPAYELVMDVLRDHRYYDIDFVHPNYLATDYVWGRLTEACMDTFTLDLMKQVHEVALARKHRTRFPQTEAHKKFRESYVQKIRALMAQYPYLQLNEELAYFSE, from the coding sequence ATGCACACGTTACAACTCAATATTCAACCACTGCCACGGCCCATCAGCTACGAGAGTAAACTATTCCTCTCAGGCTCTTGCTTTGCTGAGAATATGGCTATCCGGCTGAAACAGCATCGGCTCAACGTGCTGGACAATCCGCATGGCATCATATTCAATCCCCTGAGCGTAGCTAATAGCATAGATGGCTATATACAAGGCAAGTTATATAGTGAAGATGCACTTTTTTACCTGAACGAGCTCTGGAACAGTTGGGATCACCATACCAGCTTCTCACACATCAATAAAGAAGAAGCATTGTGCAGCATTAATACATCGCAAAAGGCAGCAACTGAATTTATTCGTACGGCTACCCATGTACTCATAACACTCGGCAGTGCCTATTATTATGTGTTGAAAGAAACAGGACAAGCAGTAAGTAATAACCATCGGGCACCATCGCAATGGTTTGAAAAACGTTTGCTTACTATCGAAGAAATAACGTCAAAATTCACCAATACTATTGAAAGCCTGTTGAAAGTCAACCCTGATGTCCAGCTGATATTTACCGTGAGCCCTGTAAGGCACTACCGCGACGGGCTGGTGGAAAATAACCGCAGTAAAGCACGCATCATAGAGAGTGTGCACCTGCTTTGCGATAAGTTTGAACAGGCATATTACTTCCCTGCCTACGAGCTGGTTATGGATGTGCTGCGCGACCATAGATACTATGATATTGATTTTGTACACCCCAACTATCTGGCAACCGATTATGTATGGGGCAGACTGACTGAGGCTTGTATGGATACATTTACGCTCGACCTGATGAAACAGGTACACGAAGTAGCCTTGGCCCGCAAACACAGGACACGTTTCCCGCAAACAGAAGCACACAAAAAATTCAGGGAAAGTTATGTACAAAAAATAAGGGCATTGATGGCTCAATACCCTTACCTACAACTCAATGAAGAGTTGGCATATTTCAGTGAATAA
- a CDS encoding YARHG domain-containing protein, translated as MKQMILTAFFGLLLISSCTCNNENEPVVTNEDTMMNTEGMNGTINNATTSAETNDAEWQKIRNMFDENNYTRQQIEDYRKMHDEMDWGNVPGFYPEASTRQLTTNDTKFLTEWGHTVMLNEIYARHGMRFTDEDLKDHFGRQEWYKPTHDDVTSMLTAQERDNITFLQNHPA; from the coding sequence ATGAAACAGATGATATTAACGGCCTTCTTTGGCTTACTGCTTATTTCATCTTGTACCTGCAATAATGAAAATGAGCCGGTGGTGACCAACGAGGACACAATGATGAACACCGAAGGTATGAACGGTACTATTAATAATGCTACTACCTCTGCTGAAACTAATGATGCAGAATGGCAAAAGATACGTAATATGTTTGACGAGAATAACTACACCCGTCAACAAATAGAAGACTATCGTAAAATGCACGATGAAATGGACTGGGGTAATGTTCCGGGCTTTTATCCTGAAGCTTCTACCAGGCAGTTGACCACGAACGACACCAAATTCCTGACTGAATGGGGACATACAGTAATGCTGAATGAAATATATGCCCGTCATGGTATGCGTTTTACCGATGAGGACCTGAAAGATCATTTCGGAAGACAAGAGTGGTACAAACCAACCCACGACGATGTAACCTCTATGCTTACAGCACAGGAAAGGGACAACATCACCTTCCTACAAAACCATCCAGCATAA